One window from the genome of Nicotiana tomentosiformis chromosome 5, ASM39032v3, whole genome shotgun sequence encodes:
- the LOC138892961 gene encoding secreted RxLR effector protein 161-like, with translation MGELNFFFGLQVKQTPKGTMISQQKCIKEILKRFEMESSKTIDTLITAAIHIDMDEPNSPVNETMYRGIIGSLLYINASRHDIVFSLGLCSRFQSSPKESHLKATKRILRYLKVTQDLVLYYPLGENFDLIRSVDVDYGGYLVDRKITSGMAHFLGSCLISWGTKKQNYMALSTAEAEYMSVASYCAQLLWIKQ, from the coding sequence ATGGGGGAATTGAACTTTTTCTTTGGGTTGCAAGTTAAGCAAACCCCTAAGGGAACGATGATAAGTCAACAAAAGTGCATTAAAGAGATCCTGAAGAGATTTGAGATGGAGAGTTCAAAAACTATTGATACTCTTATCACCGCTGCCATTCATATAGACATGGATGAACCTAATTCTCCAGTGAACGAAACCATGTACAGAGGCATCATTGGTTCACTCTTGTATATCAATGCTAGCAGACATGATATTGTATTTAGTCTGGGATTATGTTCTAGATTTCAATCcagtccaaaggaatctcatctgaaagCTACCAAGAGGATTCTAAGGTATCTCAAAGTAACGCaagacctggttctctactatcctTTAGGAGAAAATTTCGACTTAATTAGGTCTGTTGATGTTGATTATGGGGGTTATCTGGTGGATAGAAAGATCACATCTGGCATGGCACACTTTCTGGGGTCATGCTTAATCTCATGGGGTACAAAGAAACAAAACTATATGGCTCTTTCAACTGCAGAAGCTGAATATATGTCAGTTGCCTCTTATTGTGCTCAATTGCTTTGGATCAAGCAATAA